In one window of Gossypium hirsutum isolate 1008001.06 chromosome A01, Gossypium_hirsutum_v2.1, whole genome shotgun sequence DNA:
- the LOC107918065 gene encoding protein unc-45 homolog A, protein MATASFNKIERAHQMYREGRYNEALCYYTEALAVAKTKPQKIALHSNRAACYLKLHHFKKAAEECTSVLELDHKHTGALMLRAQTLVTLKEYNSALFDVNQLIELDPSSEVYHNLQARLRTQLALAPIPESEAELEEEEEEHEQPDTSEKEVRQDDKKEDLVVPAIGKDLNAAELNEYPIKEKIIPSEKSEVKEYAEQETDCKNMPERNPGVTALQKPNDRDSKGYQAIPKPKEYSGQKNVPQRVGVASPLGEGIKDSKGWQAIPKPKGHSALDYARWDSVENDSSEDDDDDDDDEDSQPQYRFRVRTVGIRSVK, encoded by the exons ATGGCCACAGCGTCGTTTAACAAGATCGAAAGGGCCCACCAGATGTATAGAGAAGGGAGGTACAACGAAGCTCTGTGTTACTACACCGAGGCGCTGGCTGTTGCCAAAACGAAGCCTCAGAAGATCGCTTTGCACAGTAACAGAGCCGCTTGTTACTTGAAATTACATCATTTCAAAAAg GCAGCAGAAGAATGTACCTCAGTTCTTGAGCTTGACCATAAGCACACTGGAGCTCTGATGCTGCGAGCGCAAACACTAGTCACACTAAAGGAGTACAATTCAGCTCTCTTTGATGTCAACCAGCTCATAGAGTTGGATCCCTCTTCCGAAGTTTATCATAATCTTCAAGCCCGTTTAAGGACACAACTG GCACTTGCTCCGATACCTGAATCTGAAGCAGAGctggaagaagaggaagaagaacaTGAGCAACCCGATACAAGTGAGAAAGAAGTGAGACAAGATGACAAAAAGGAAGACCTAGTGGTACCAGCAATTGGGAAAGATCTGAATGCTGCTGAGCTTAATGAGTATCCAATTAAAGAGAAAATAATTCCCTCTGAGAAATCTGAGGTTAAAGAATATGCTGAGCAGGAAACAGATTGTAAGAATATGCCTGAAAGAAATCCTGGAGTAACTGCTCTTCAAAAACCAAATGATAGGGATTCCAAAGGATATCAGGCAATTCCTAAACCCAAGGAATATTCAGGTCAGAAGAATGTGCCCCAAAGGGTTGGAGTTGCTTCTCCTCTAGGAGAGGGCATCAAAGATTCCAAGGGATGGCAGGCGATCCCCAAACCAAAGGGACACTCTGCTCTCGATTATGCACGGTGGGACAGTGTTGAAAATGACTCCAGTGAAGATGATgacgacgacgatgatgatgAAGACTCTCAGCCTCAGTATCGGTTCCGGGTAAGAACTGTTGGCATACGGTCAGTGAAGTGA